Proteins encoded together in one Chitinophaga varians window:
- a CDS encoding aminoglycoside phosphotransferase family protein: MSNHHNTAPVQEWRTAAAFRAGDQQRKHYLQQWQLGPDGKPFKTYACWLQPVRYQQQPAMLKIALETEEQRGGLLMAYWNGTGAVKVLQQHGPALLLERVNSTPLLAEMARNGQDATASRIICEVADLLHAPRSTPPPAQLVPLEKWFDELRPAADKYGGILGDAQLIAHDLLRHQQEISILHGDLHHGNVLDGGNKGWLAIDPKGLWGDRGYDYANIFCNPDQETAGTPGRLAGQVAVVSTAARIEPSRLLRWIIAYGGLSAAWSLNAGEDATIALRTAETAYALLSS; encoded by the coding sequence ATGTCCAACCATCATAACACCGCCCCTGTGCAGGAATGGAGAACAGCAGCTGCTTTCAGGGCCGGTGACCAGCAACGGAAACATTATCTGCAACAATGGCAGCTGGGACCCGACGGCAAGCCATTCAAAACCTACGCCTGCTGGCTCCAACCGGTACGTTACCAACAACAGCCCGCCATGCTGAAAATAGCCCTCGAAACAGAAGAGCAACGCGGCGGTTTATTAATGGCCTACTGGAACGGCACAGGCGCCGTAAAAGTGCTGCAACAGCACGGGCCCGCATTGCTGCTGGAACGGGTCAACAGCACACCGCTACTGGCGGAAATGGCGCGTAACGGACAAGATGCTACCGCCAGCCGTATTATCTGCGAAGTGGCAGACCTGCTCCACGCCCCGCGTAGCACGCCGCCGCCCGCTCAACTGGTGCCACTGGAAAAATGGTTCGATGAGCTGCGCCCCGCGGCCGACAAATACGGTGGCATCCTCGGAGACGCACAGCTGATTGCACACGACCTGCTCCGTCATCAGCAGGAAATAAGCATTCTGCATGGCGATCTTCATCATGGCAACGTACTCGACGGCGGCAACAAAGGATGGCTGGCCATCGATCCCAAAGGATTATGGGGCGACCGTGGCTACGATTACGCCAATATCTTCTGCAACCCTGACCAGGAAACAGCCGGCACGCCCGGACGGCTCGCCGGACAGGTAGCGGTAGTCAGTACCGCCGCCCGCATAGAGCCTTCCCGCCTGCTGCGGTGGATCATCGCCTACGGCGGCCTCTCCGCCGCCTGGAGCCTCAACGCCGGCGAAGATGCCACCATAGCGCTGCGGACCGCCGAAACAGCCTATGCGCTCCTGTCATCCTAA
- a CDS encoding AraC family transcriptional regulator: MPGKQQKRKQVPTHKAHFGNGIEIKYTQIKPGTLEALEPHRDDYFVFFLQDSGQMELMIDFALHSPKGKGIGFIAPGQVHHYLDNGTSQGWFLAVEIPLVQDTWRNIFENAKGEQQCIPVDDISPFTQCLQLVFQYDQLSGSDPLQRKVLHSLIDAYVGMVAAAFLQASDSSRQQNGRAAIITRQFKELVKEHFLSLKSPAAYAERMNLSLSYLNEVVKGHTGFPVSHWIQQESLREAKRLLYYTDLTTKEIAFRTGFEDHTYFTRVFHKLAGETPLTFRARYRDLSNLSL; the protein is encoded by the coding sequence ATGCCCGGCAAACAACAAAAGAGAAAACAGGTACCCACCCATAAAGCCCATTTCGGCAACGGGATTGAAATAAAATACACCCAGATAAAGCCCGGTACACTGGAAGCATTGGAACCGCACCGTGACGACTACTTCGTGTTCTTCCTGCAGGACAGCGGTCAAATGGAACTGATGATCGACTTCGCGCTTCATAGCCCCAAGGGCAAAGGCATCGGGTTCATCGCACCCGGACAGGTACATCACTATTTGGACAATGGTACTTCCCAGGGCTGGTTCCTTGCGGTAGAAATCCCGCTGGTACAGGACACCTGGCGCAATATCTTTGAAAACGCCAAAGGAGAACAACAATGTATTCCGGTGGACGATATCAGCCCTTTCACACAATGCCTTCAGCTGGTGTTTCAATACGATCAGCTGTCCGGCAGCGATCCCCTGCAACGCAAAGTACTGCATTCCCTGATTGACGCCTACGTAGGCATGGTGGCCGCAGCATTCCTGCAAGCCAGCGACAGCAGCCGGCAACAGAACGGCCGCGCAGCCATTATCACCCGGCAGTTCAAAGAACTGGTGAAAGAACATTTTCTCTCCCTGAAAAGCCCGGCCGCCTATGCAGAGAGAATGAACCTCTCCCTTTCCTATCTCAACGAAGTGGTAAAAGGACATACCGGCTTTCCTGTCAGCCACTGGATACAGCAGGAGTCCTTACGGGAAGCCAAACGGCTACTTTACTATACAGACCTTACTACTAAAGAGATCGCGTTCCGCACCGGCTTTGAAGATCATACCTATTTCACGCGCGTATTCCATAAGCTGGCGGGTGAAACGCCCCTGACCTTCCGTGCCAGATACCGCGATTTGTCCAATCTTTCCCTTTGA
- a CDS encoding siderophore-interacting protein, translating to METTTLRQRRMGLLEKTINRQGSVLDVRHWETTGFCEIDLHLPGVNMHNWQSPPHIKCRVAPYHYRDYTPARWNVSLRTCTLFIDTSHEGAGVEWAKSLSPGDTMHYIGVDGTRQKIVQGSHLVMIGDQSAIGHFNGLQQLAASHNWISGMVVIPEAAHRQFAQTFPELPLDTMPNTTSLLTQLEQQALHPSWQYYLAGNSHLVVAARKILKARGCASDHIQALGFWK from the coding sequence ATGGAAACAACTACTTTACGTCAACGCCGCATGGGGCTCCTTGAGAAAACCATTAACCGGCAAGGATCTGTGCTGGACGTTCGGCATTGGGAAACAACCGGTTTCTGCGAAATAGACCTTCACCTGCCCGGCGTGAACATGCACAACTGGCAGTCACCGCCTCATATCAAATGCCGCGTAGCGCCATATCACTATCGCGACTATACGCCGGCCCGCTGGAATGTCTCTCTCCGCACCTGTACCCTTTTTATTGATACCAGCCACGAAGGCGCCGGTGTTGAATGGGCGAAAAGCCTTTCCCCTGGCGACACCATGCACTATATCGGTGTGGATGGCACCCGGCAAAAAATAGTACAGGGCTCTCACCTCGTGATGATCGGTGACCAGAGCGCGATTGGACATTTCAACGGACTGCAGCAACTGGCAGCTTCCCACAACTGGATATCCGGCATGGTCGTAATACCCGAAGCAGCACACCGCCAGTTTGCACAGACATTTCCTGAACTACCACTGGATACCATGCCCAACACAACCTCACTGCTCACCCAACTGGAACAGCAGGCATTGCATCCGTCATGGCAATATTATCTCGCCGGCAACTCCCACCTGGTAGTGGCGGCCAGAAAAATATTAAAGGCAAGAGGCTGTGCCAGCGACCACATACAGGCGCTGGGATTCTGGAAATAA
- a CDS encoding ABC transporter permease: MFKSYFLTTWRNLVKNKFYSLINIAGLTTGLAVGLLILLWVQDERSFDRFHRHKDQLYRLENRVGTGVSRHIWTVTNAPIAVNAQARLPEVKGMLRMADNYVWSSFRYNNQLFAANKAFFTDTTLFSLFDFPLVQGNPAQPFPDPHTVVMTEKAAHKYFGNVSPLGKVIMANDKTSFTVSGIIRDFPKNSSIQGELFFPMQLLNDMFYAGKGKYADQEWNEYNFHTYLFLQPGSKTAALANQLRNIHLEHNPEDTDIEYLLQPLASMHLYDADGREDGMQTVRIFAIIAVLILAISAINYVNLSTARAVLRAKEVSVRKIIGAERRQLFLQFILETAFVFVLSLALALILASALLPLFNQLSGKELVINFMSGRLWMLVGITGLATLAVSSIYPALMLSSFEPLKALKGIVVTGIRNITFRRVLVTGQFAISIGLITGTLIIGRQLHFMRTQNPGYDKEHVLMCQLSQGNAHYDAIRERMLREPEIKSMVRASGNIAMLGVQSGDTQWEGKEKGETVMVYPLSVEKDFIPFFKMQLLAGTNFSGTPADSAHYILNETAVREMGLKNPVGQRFRLWKKEGTIVGVIKDFHFASLRVKIEPVVLYYKPERNDMLLMKTSGREAPGAIAALEKIWQQYSPDIPFEYHFMDETFDDIYRADGRTGSLFNVFAGIAIFVSCLGLLGLTAYTAQVRTREIGVRKVLGAGVSSIVRLLTLDFIRLILIANLIALPVSWWAMSRWLNEFAYRIPLSWTVFLFSGCITLLIALFTISFQSIKAATANPVRSLRTE; this comes from the coding sequence ATGTTTAAAAGTTACTTCCTTACCACGTGGCGTAACCTGGTAAAAAACAAATTTTACTCCCTGATCAATATTGCCGGTCTCACTACCGGGCTGGCGGTTGGGTTGCTGATCCTGCTGTGGGTGCAGGATGAACGTAGCTTTGACCGCTTCCACCGGCACAAAGACCAGCTGTACCGGCTGGAGAACAGGGTGGGCACGGGTGTGAGCCGCCACATCTGGACCGTCACCAACGCTCCTATTGCAGTAAATGCGCAGGCCCGGCTCCCGGAAGTGAAAGGCATGTTGCGGATGGCCGATAACTATGTTTGGTCTTCTTTCCGGTACAACAACCAGCTATTTGCTGCCAACAAAGCATTCTTTACAGACACGACGCTTTTTTCATTGTTTGATTTTCCGCTGGTCCAGGGAAACCCCGCCCAGCCTTTTCCTGACCCGCATACGGTTGTGATGACGGAAAAAGCCGCGCATAAATATTTCGGTAATGTATCCCCGCTGGGAAAGGTGATCATGGCCAACGACAAAACCAGTTTTACCGTCAGCGGTATTATCAGGGATTTTCCCAAGAACTCTTCCATACAGGGGGAATTGTTCTTTCCCATGCAGTTATTGAATGACATGTTCTACGCCGGCAAGGGGAAATATGCCGACCAGGAGTGGAATGAATATAATTTTCATACGTATCTTTTTCTACAGCCTGGCAGTAAAACCGCCGCGCTGGCCAATCAGCTACGCAACATACACCTGGAGCACAACCCTGAAGACACTGACATTGAATACCTGCTGCAACCACTGGCCAGCATGCATCTTTACGATGCCGACGGGCGGGAAGACGGGATGCAGACAGTGCGCATCTTTGCGATCATCGCTGTTTTGATACTGGCTATTTCTGCCATTAACTATGTGAATCTCTCCACCGCCCGGGCGGTATTAAGGGCCAAAGAAGTGAGTGTGCGCAAGATCATTGGGGCGGAAAGGAGACAGCTGTTTCTGCAGTTTATATTGGAAACGGCTTTTGTTTTCGTATTGTCGCTGGCGTTAGCCCTGATATTAGCCAGTGCGTTGCTGCCGTTGTTCAATCAATTGTCCGGAAAAGAGCTGGTCATCAATTTTATGAGTGGCCGCCTCTGGATGCTCGTAGGTATTACCGGCCTGGCTACACTGGCGGTGTCCAGCATTTATCCGGCGTTGATGTTGTCGTCGTTTGAGCCGTTGAAGGCGCTCAAAGGCATAGTGGTAACGGGTATCCGCAACATCACTTTCCGCCGGGTGTTGGTGACCGGACAGTTCGCGATTTCCATCGGGCTTATTACTGGTACGCTGATCATCGGGCGCCAGCTGCATTTTATGCGGACACAAAATCCCGGTTACGATAAAGAGCATGTGCTGATGTGCCAGTTGTCACAAGGCAATGCGCACTACGACGCCATCCGGGAACGGATGTTGCGCGAGCCGGAGATCAAAAGCATGGTCAGGGCCTCCGGCAATATCGCCATGCTGGGCGTACAGTCCGGCGATACACAATGGGAAGGCAAAGAAAAAGGAGAGACGGTGATGGTGTATCCGCTCAGCGTTGAAAAGGATTTTATTCCTTTCTTTAAAATGCAGTTGTTGGCAGGAACTAATTTCTCCGGTACACCGGCAGATTCTGCGCATTATATCCTGAATGAAACCGCCGTACGGGAAATGGGGCTCAAAAACCCGGTAGGCCAGCGTTTCCGGTTGTGGAAAAAAGAGGGGACTATTGTTGGCGTCATCAAAGATTTTCACTTCGCTTCGCTCAGGGTGAAGATAGAGCCGGTAGTGCTTTATTATAAGCCGGAACGTAACGATATGTTGCTGATGAAGACCAGCGGGCGCGAAGCCCCCGGCGCCATTGCCGCCTTAGAGAAAATATGGCAGCAGTACAGTCCGGACATACCGTTTGAATATCATTTCATGGACGAAACCTTTGACGACATTTACCGGGCTGACGGGCGTACCGGATCGCTGTTCAACGTATTTGCCGGTATTGCCATTTTTGTGTCCTGCCTTGGTTTGCTGGGGCTGACGGCTTACACTGCGCAGGTGCGTACCCGTGAGATCGGTGTCCGTAAAGTGCTGGGGGCGGGCGTGAGCAGTATTGTACGTTTGCTGACCCTGGATTTTATCCGTTTGATATTGATCGCCAACCTGATCGCGCTGCCGGTGTCCTGGTGGGCCATGAGCCGGTGGCTGAACGAATTTGCCTATCGTATTCCGCTCAGCTGGACCGTCTTTCTTTTCTCCGGATGTATAACATTGCTCATTGCGTTGTTTACCATCAGTTTTCAATCTATAAAGGCCGCCACGGCCAATCCTGTCAGGAGCCTCAGGACAGAATAA
- a CDS encoding GNAT family N-acetyltransferase, with product MTIKLLGTGDELPYDLLLLADPSREIIDSYIRDSRVYVALIGDVRVGVYVLTPLEDKKAEVKNIAIHESWQGRGLGKQLLTDAAIKARDLGFRTLVIGTGNSSVAQLYLYQRSGFEITAIRKDFFIQHYPEPIYENGIQCKHMIMLEKTL from the coding sequence ATGACGATTAAACTGCTGGGAACCGGAGACGAACTCCCTTATGACCTGTTGCTGCTGGCCGATCCCTCCCGGGAGATCATAGATTCCTATATCCGTGATTCCCGCGTGTATGTGGCCCTTATTGGCGATGTACGTGTAGGCGTATACGTGCTGACGCCTTTGGAAGATAAAAAAGCGGAAGTGAAAAATATTGCCATACATGAATCATGGCAGGGGAGAGGGCTGGGGAAACAGCTGCTCACCGATGCCGCGATAAAGGCCAGGGACCTTGGTTTCAGGACACTGGTGATTGGTACGGGCAATTCCAGCGTGGCACAATTGTATCTCTACCAACGCAGCGGTTTTGAAATTACCGCCATCCGCAAAGACTTCTTTATACAACATTACCCTGAGCCGATCTATGAAAACGGCATACAATGCAAACATATGATCATGCTTGAAAAGACGCTCTGA
- a CDS encoding mechanosensitive ion channel family protein, giving the protein MDMYYSHILAGEWTGYQDLIFDKLYRWGVAAVKMLPNLVVAIIVLLMFWLFARLMRRLVYRLVWKMTDTVAISGLVASTVNLLLLLIGLFVSLNVLRLDKAVTSMLAGAGIIGLALGFAFQDLTANFISGIFITFRKPFSVGHIIESNGFTGTVNNIQLRSTTMITADGLHVIIPNKDIFQKPIINHSLTPLRRINLTFTLPVSDRLPEAEKIMLDIVQKNKSVIPKRPRTVRFDSIDGGNVKALLCCWVNNEQEGTYEDTVHELIVGVTSELKKAGIL; this is encoded by the coding sequence ATGGACATGTATTATTCCCATATTTTAGCCGGCGAGTGGACCGGTTACCAAGACCTGATTTTCGATAAGCTGTACAGATGGGGCGTTGCAGCTGTGAAAATGTTACCCAATCTGGTGGTGGCCATCATTGTGCTGCTTATGTTCTGGCTGTTTGCCCGGTTAATGCGGCGCCTGGTCTATCGGCTGGTATGGAAAATGACAGACACTGTAGCTATTTCCGGATTGGTGGCCAGCACTGTTAACCTGTTGTTGTTGCTGATAGGGCTTTTTGTTTCACTGAACGTATTGCGCCTGGACAAAGCGGTCACTTCTATGCTGGCCGGCGCGGGCATTATTGGACTGGCACTGGGCTTTGCATTTCAGGACCTGACAGCCAACTTTATCTCCGGTATTTTTATCACCTTCCGTAAACCCTTTTCAGTAGGGCATATCATTGAATCCAACGGATTTACCGGCACGGTGAACAACATTCAATTGCGCTCCACCACGATGATCACAGCAGATGGACTACATGTGATCATCCCCAATAAGGATATTTTTCAGAAACCGATCATCAATCATTCCCTGACACCGCTGCGGCGCATTAACCTCACTTTTACCCTGCCCGTCAGCGACCGTCTGCCGGAGGCGGAAAAAATTATGTTGGACATCGTACAGAAAAATAAATCGGTGATACCGAAGCGGCCACGCACGGTACGTTTCGACAGTATTGACGGTGGCAATGTAAAAGCATTGCTCTGCTGCTGGGTCAATAACGAGCAGGAAGGTACTTACGAAGACACGGTGCATGAGCTGATCGTAGGTGTAACCAGTGAGTTAAAGAAAGCCGGCATACTTTGA
- a CDS encoding metallophosphoesterase, with protein MTDTKHPVRIAAVADLHITAADKGQWTECFKEVATQADILLLCGDLTDTGDESEAAVLYDELKVCNIPVIGVMGNHDCEKGRQKIICNMIQGITNVHILDGEAIVVHDIGFAGVKGFGGGFDGHMLSMFGENAMKAFVQEAVDEALHLDRALAKIEKEHPGMKKLALLHYSPVSETIAGEPEQIYPFLGSSRLAEPLARHKVVAAFHGHAHHGRLEGHLGDVKVFNVAKPILLGAGYKHPFFMFEVS; from the coding sequence ATGACCGATACCAAACATCCTGTCCGCATTGCTGCTGTGGCAGATCTGCATATAACGGCGGCGGACAAAGGCCAATGGACCGAATGCTTCAAGGAAGTGGCTACGCAGGCAGATATCCTGCTGCTATGTGGCGACCTGACCGACACCGGCGACGAATCAGAAGCCGCGGTATTATACGATGAACTGAAAGTCTGCAATATCCCGGTTATCGGGGTGATGGGCAACCATGACTGTGAAAAAGGACGGCAGAAAATTATCTGTAACATGATCCAGGGTATTACCAATGTACATATCCTCGATGGAGAGGCTATTGTGGTGCATGATATCGGTTTTGCCGGTGTGAAAGGCTTTGGTGGCGGTTTCGACGGTCACATGCTGTCCATGTTCGGCGAAAACGCGATGAAGGCGTTTGTGCAGGAGGCGGTGGATGAAGCGCTGCATCTGGACAGGGCGCTGGCCAAAATAGAGAAAGAGCATCCGGGCATGAAAAAGCTCGCGCTGCTGCATTATTCACCTGTGTCGGAAACAATTGCCGGTGAGCCGGAACAGATCTATCCTTTTCTGGGCTCTTCCAGGCTGGCGGAGCCGCTTGCCCGCCACAAGGTAGTTGCCGCTTTCCATGGTCATGCGCACCATGGCCGGCTGGAAGGCCATCTCGGCGACGTGAAAGTCTTCAATGTGGCAAAGCCGATACTGCTGGGCGCCGGCTATAAACATCCGTTTTTTATGTTCGAGGTGAGCTGA
- a CDS encoding nucleotidyltransferase: MKTCPDESNREAHTFYQEALHHLNASGADYMLGGAFAMFFYTGIYRDTKDLDIFCKWTEYPKILQYFSVQPGYRVELTDVRWLAKVYKGDYFIDIIFDTVNNICRVDDTWYQHTVSTTFEEVPVKLMAPEELVWCKIYVQNRERFDGADVNHILLRCKPFDWKRLLFRLDQHWHLLLAQLLIFQFVYPADYPDIIPRWLFDELMDRARQQYELPPAVEKVCRGPFIDQTQYEIDVKIWNYKAYTIKTV; this comes from the coding sequence ATGAAAACATGCCCGGACGAATCCAACAGGGAAGCACATACTTTTTACCAGGAAGCGCTCCACCACCTGAACGCCAGCGGCGCCGACTATATGCTCGGCGGCGCCTTTGCCATGTTCTTTTATACCGGTATCTACCGTGACACCAAAGACCTGGATATTTTCTGCAAATGGACCGAATACCCTAAAATCCTGCAATATTTTTCCGTGCAACCCGGCTACCGGGTAGAACTTACTGACGTACGCTGGCTCGCAAAAGTGTATAAAGGCGATTATTTTATCGATATCATTTTTGATACGGTCAACAATATCTGCCGGGTAGATGATACCTGGTACCAGCACACCGTCAGCACCACCTTTGAAGAGGTGCCGGTGAAACTGATGGCCCCGGAAGAACTGGTATGGTGCAAGATTTATGTGCAGAACCGCGAACGCTTCGATGGTGCGGACGTGAACCATATCCTGCTGCGGTGCAAGCCGTTCGACTGGAAACGGCTGCTTTTCCGGCTCGATCAGCACTGGCATCTGTTACTGGCGCAACTGTTGATATTCCAGTTCGTATATCCCGCTGATTATCCGGACATCATTCCGCGCTGGCTGTTTGATGAGCTGATGGACAGGGCCCGTCAGCAGTATGAACTGCCACCGGCGGTGGAAAAGGTCTGCCGCGGTCCTTTCATCGACCAGACCCAATACGAAATCGACGTCAAAATATGGAATTATAAAGCATACACTATTAAAACCGTATAG
- a CDS encoding GlxA family transcriptional regulator: MKHISILVPKGDVALSCIEGSFTVFNKVNDFLAASGRSPLFKVQLVGLAREAETYHRLFAVTPDLTLDEVSQTDLIVIPAVNGDMQQVISQNQEFFPWIVKQHHKGAEVASLCVGAFLLASTGLLDGKKCATHWFAAHHFRKMFPDVQLVSEKIITDEGGIYSSGGAASFYNLIIYLVEKYAGKELAILCSKMFEIEFERSNQSPFIIFEGQKSHDDEPIRKAQEYIENNFSERITVDQLATMFSLSRRNLERRFKKATSNTAVEYMQRVKIEAAKNSLERGSENVSEVMYKVGYTDTKAFRTTFKKITGLSPQEYRNKYNRQAIAS; the protein is encoded by the coding sequence ATGAAACACATATCCATCCTCGTCCCCAAAGGTGATGTAGCCCTATCTTGCATCGAAGGCTCATTTACTGTGTTTAACAAGGTCAATGACTTTCTGGCCGCATCGGGCAGATCTCCTTTATTTAAAGTGCAGCTGGTGGGGCTTGCACGGGAAGCAGAAACCTACCACCGTCTTTTTGCTGTAACACCGGACCTCACATTGGATGAAGTCAGTCAGACAGACCTGATTGTTATTCCTGCGGTGAACGGTGACATGCAACAGGTGATCAGTCAGAACCAGGAATTCTTCCCCTGGATTGTAAAGCAGCACCATAAAGGCGCCGAAGTGGCCAGCCTTTGCGTGGGCGCATTCCTGCTGGCATCCACCGGATTGCTGGACGGAAAAAAATGTGCCACCCACTGGTTTGCCGCTCACCATTTCCGGAAGATGTTCCCGGACGTACAGCTGGTCTCAGAAAAAATCATTACAGATGAAGGTGGTATCTACTCCAGTGGCGGGGCGGCCTCCTTCTACAACCTGATCATCTACCTGGTGGAGAAATACGCCGGCAAGGAACTGGCCATCCTCTGTTCCAAGATGTTTGAAATTGAATTCGAACGCAGCAACCAATCACCCTTTATCATCTTTGAAGGCCAGAAAAGCCATGATGATGAACCTATCCGTAAAGCCCAGGAATACATCGAAAATAATTTCTCGGAAAGAATCACGGTAGACCAGCTGGCCACCATGTTCTCCCTCAGCCGCAGAAACCTGGAAAGACGTTTTAAAAAGGCTACCTCCAATACGGCCGTTGAATATATGCAGCGCGTAAAAATTGAAGCTGCCAAAAACAGCCTGGAAAGAGGTTCTGAAAACGTAAGCGAAGTAATGTATAAAGTAGGATACACCGACACCAAAGCATTCCGTACCACCTTCAAAAAAATCACGGGCCTCTCTCCGCAGGAGTACCGTAACAAATACAACAGACAAGCCATCGCCAGCTAA
- a CDS encoding DUF1080 domain-containing protein, with amino-acid sequence MKGKIILTALLAGGCYMAQAQDQKAKPEDTEIYNPVPPEVKPGKKCGDAPSDAIVLFDGSNLDQWVMADDRNTPAKWDVSKGILTVNKQAGNIETKKTFNNYQLHIEWRVPANITGTGQGRGNSGVFLASIGKGDAGYELQVLDSYNNKTYTNGMAGSIYKQHVPLANPINKPGEWQAYDVIWTAPVFGSDGKLVSPARVTVLFNGVLVQNNVELKGPTQYIGTPAYRQAHGPSPIKLQAHGDKSEPLSFRNIWVREL; translated from the coding sequence ATGAAAGGAAAAATCATACTGACCGCCCTCTTAGCCGGCGGATGTTATATGGCACAGGCACAGGACCAGAAAGCCAAACCGGAAGATACCGAAATCTACAATCCCGTTCCGCCGGAAGTGAAGCCCGGCAAAAAATGTGGAGACGCTCCTTCTGATGCCATTGTCCTGTTTGACGGGTCCAACCTTGACCAATGGGTAATGGCAGACGACAGGAACACACCTGCCAAATGGGACGTGTCTAAAGGTATCCTGACAGTCAACAAACAGGCAGGTAACATCGAAACCAAAAAAACGTTTAACAACTATCAGCTGCATATCGAATGGCGTGTACCGGCCAACATTACCGGCACGGGTCAGGGCAGGGGCAACAGCGGCGTATTCCTGGCTTCCATTGGCAAAGGCGATGCAGGCTATGAGTTGCAGGTACTGGATTCCTACAATAACAAGACGTATACAAACGGCATGGCGGGCAGCATCTACAAACAACATGTTCCGCTGGCCAATCCTATTAACAAGCCGGGTGAATGGCAGGCATATGATGTGATCTGGACAGCGCCTGTATTTGGCAGCGATGGCAAATTGGTAAGCCCGGCCAGGGTGACCGTACTGTTTAACGGGGTATTGGTACAGAACAATGTGGAGCTGAAAGGTCCTACCCAGTATATCGGTACTCCGGCCTATCGTCAGGCACATGGTCCAAGCCCTATCAAGCTGCAGGCCCACGGTGACAAGAGCGAGCCACTGAGCTTCCGGAACATCTGGGTACGCGAGTTATAA